A window of Nostoc commune NIES-4072 contains these coding sequences:
- a CDS encoding NB-ARC domain-containing protein: MEFEEVLKLVDISVVAKTERHLKDIEVAILRGSWQGWKYHEIAEAYGYTSDYLQQDVGPKLWKLLSEALGEKVSKTNFQTALERQWRFSSNTSRSHLGTVAQFQAPIPLDSGLEVEEVSSKALNFVGHKEVIANRRQDWGEAVGVSVFSGRTQELVTLEQWTVKERCRLVALLGMGGIGKTSLAFKLAQQIQNQFEYIIWRSLRNQPLIEDVLSELIQFLNDEDKTDLPKSVDGKISKLIDCLHKRRCLIVLDNFETVLPSGNSTECYPEGVGAYAELLKRVGETHHQSCVILTSREKPKEILLLEGEKIPIHSLKLNGLKKAEVQEIFQVKGSFSADESEWQILRDHYGGNPLALKIAAVAIQDLLNSDISEFILILKQEKLGFDDIDDLLKRQFNRLSDVEKEIMYWLAINREPVTFQELKEDILSIKSKQRLFSSLGALERSSLLEKNQKGFTQQPVVMEYITKQLIEQIGEEIANEKTDFLVKYALVKAQTKDYVRKIQERVILEPIAKELTATFSSKKIVEYKLNKILSKLKEDISCGYGGGNIINLFRQLNIDLTGYDFSHLTIWQAYLQNVNLHHVNFAYSDLAKSTFTETLGSIFSVAFSPNGELLATSDSDSNIRLWQVTTGRQLFVCKGHTSWAWSITFSPDSSILASCSIDQTTRLWNTSTGECLKILQEPDQVEAITFSPNGSIFASGSVDKTIRLWDVRTGQCLKTLQGHTDSVWSVAFSPNGQLLASGSYDQTVRLWDVHTGECSKILRGHTAWIRAALAFSPNGDIIASGSFDQTVRLWDTSTGQCLETLQGHTNSIVSAAFSLDGQTLASCSYDQTVKLWDIHTGQCLRTLQGHTGLIWSVAYSPDGQMLASGSDDQTVMLWNANTGQCLKTLKGYKNSVFSVALCPNGYTLASGNGDQTVMLWNTNTGQCLKTLPGHTSRLLSVAFSPDSQMLASSGCDRTVILWNANTGQCLKTLLGHGSWVWSVAFSPDSQILASSSEDQTVRLWDVSTGQLLKSLQGHDGGVRAIAFNPSNGILISGSYDRTVRLWDVSTGECLKTLHAHENSVWSVAFSQDGQTFASSSDHTIKLWDFGTNKCLKTLQDHVSSVVSVTFSPNGQMLATGSEDKTVKLWNVSTGECLKTLQGHTNLVSSVVFGPDSKTLVSSSFDETIKFWDITTGNCRRTLRAVRPYEQMNVTGVVGLTEAAIATLKALGAVEDETN, from the coding sequence TACCGCTTGACTCAGGGCTAGAAGTAGAGGAAGTGTCCTCCAAAGCTCTTAATTTTGTGGGACACAAAGAGGTGATTGCCAATAGACGCCAAGACTGGGGAGAGGCAGTTGGTGTATCCGTTTTCTCTGGACGTACGCAAGAGCTAGTCACGTTAGAGCAATGGACTGTGAAGGAGCGCTGCCGACTAGTGGCCTTACTAGGCATGGGAGGAATTGGCAAGACTAGTCTAGCTTTCAAACTTGCACAGCAAATTCAGAACCAGTTTGAGTACATTATTTGGCGCTCTTTACGTAATCAGCCCCTTATTGAAGATGTTTTGTCAGAACTCATTCAATTTCTAAATGATGAGGATAAAACTGATTTACCTAAATCTGTAGATGGTAAAATATCCAAACTAATTGACTGTTTACACAAACGTCGTTGTTTAATAGTACTAGACAACTTTGAAACAGTTCTGCCGAGTGGCAATAGTACTGAGTGTTATCCAGAGGGAGTCGGAGCTTATGCTGAACTTTTAAAACGGGTGGGAGAAACACATCATCAAAGTTGTGTAATACTAACCAGTCGAGAAAAGCCGAAAGAAATTTTATTACTAGAAGGAGAAAAAATTCCTATTCATTCATTGAAACTGAATGGTTTGAAGAAAGCAGAAGTACAGGAAATATTTCAAGTAAAGGGTTCATTTTCGGCTGACGAATCAGAATGGCAAATTCTCAGAGACCACTACGGAGGTAATCCTCTAGCTTTAAAGATCGCGGCTGTTGCTATCCAAGACTTACTTAATAGTGATATTTCCGAATTTATCTTGATTTTGAAGCAAGAAAAGCTCGGTTTTGATGATATTGATGATTTGCTAAAACGACAATTTAATCGGCTATCAGATGTAGAAAAAGAAATTATGTATTGGCTAGCAATTAATCGAGAGCCAGTTACATTTCAGGAATTAAAAGAGGACATTTTATCCATCAAATCAAAACAGAGATTATTCAGCAGTTTAGGAGCTTTAGAACGAAGCTCGTTGCTTGAAAAGAATCAAAAAGGGTTTACACAACAACCTGTTGTAATGGAGTATATCACTAAACAACTAATAGAACAAATTGGGGAAGAGATTGCTAACGAAAAAACAGATTTTTTAGTAAAATATGCTCTTGTCAAAGCTCAAACGAAAGATTACGTTAGGAAAATACAAGAGCGTGTGATTCTAGAGCCGATTGCAAAAGAACTAACCGCTACTTTTAGCTCGAAAAAAATTGTTGAATATAAACTGAATAAAATTTTATCAAAACTGAAAGAAGATATCTCTTGCGGATATGGTGGTGGAAATATTATTAATTTATTTCGGCAACTCAATATTGATTTAACTGGCTATGATTTCTCGCATTTAACTATTTGGCAAGCATACCTACAGAATGTAAATTTGCATCATGTCAATTTTGCTTACTCAGATTTAGCAAAGTCTACCTTTACTGAAACTTTAGGTAGTATTTTTTCAGTAGCATTTAGTCCAAACGGAGAACTTTTAGCTACAAGTGATTCTGATAGCAATATTCGCTTGTGGCAAGTCACAACCGGGAGACAATTATTTGTCTGCAAGGGGCATACTAGTTGGGCTTGGTCCATCACTTTTAGTCCTGATAGTAGCATCCTTGCCAGTTGCAGTATTGACCAAACGACAAGGCTGTGGAATACCAGTACAGGTGAATGCCTTAAAATATTGCAAGAACCTGACCAGGTAGAAGCAATTACCTTTAGCCCCAATGGTAGTATTTTTGCCAGCGGCAGTGTCGATAAAACAATAAGGCTGTGGGATGTTAGGACAGGTCAATGTCTAAAAACTTTACAGGGACACACTGATTCAGTTTGGTCCGTTGCATTTAGCCCTAATGGCCAACTACTTGCCAGTGGCAGTTATGACCAAACAGTGAGATTGTGGGATGTTCACACGGGTGAGTGCTCGAAAATTTTGCGGGGGCATACTGCTTGGATACGGGCAGCACTTGCTTTTAGCCCTAATGGTGATATTATTGCCAGTGGTAGTTTTGATCAAACAGTAAGGTTGTGGGATACCAGTACAGGTCAATGCCTAGAAACCTTGCAGGGACATACAAATTCAATAGTTTCAGCCGCCTTTAGCCTTGATGGTCAAACCCTTGCCAGTTGTAGTTATGACCAAACAGTGAAGTTATGGGATATTCATACGGGTCAGTGCTTGAGGACTTTGCAGGGGCACACTGGTTTAATCTGGTCTGTTGCCTATAGTCCGGATGGTCAAATGCTTGCTAGTGGGAGTGATGACCAGACTGTAATGCTATGGAATGCCAATACTGGTCAATGCCTGAAAACGTTGAAAGGCTATAAAAATTCCGTATTTTCCGTTGCCTTATGTCCCAATGGGTACACGCTTGCCAGTGGCAATGGAGACCAGACTGTAATGCTATGGAATACCAATACTGGTCAATGCTTAAAAACTTTGCCAGGGCATACCAGTCGCTTATTATCTGTTGCCTTTAGCCCTGATAGTCAAATGCTTGCTAGTAGTGGTTGCGATCGCACTGTAATATTGTGGAATGCTAATACTGGTCAATGTCTGAAGACTTTGCTAGGGCATGGCAGTTGGGTCTGGTCAGTCGCTTTCAGTCCGGATAGTCAGATCCTTGCCAGTAGTAGTGAAGATCAAACAGTAAGGCTTTGGGACGTTAGTACAGGTCAGCTTCTCAAAAGCTTGCAAGGACATGATGGTGGGGTACGGGCTATTGCTTTCAATCCAAGTAATGGTATTCTAATTAGCGGTAGCTACGACCGAACGGTGAGGTTGTGGGATGTTAGTACGGGTGAATGCCTAAAAACTTTGCACGCACACGAAAATTCAGTGTGGTCTGTTGCTTTTAGTCAAGATGGTCAAACCTTTGCCAGTAGTAGTGACCACACTATTAAGTTATGGGATTTTGGTACAAATAAGTGCCTGAAGACTTTGCAGGATCATGTGAGTTCAGTAGTGTCAGTTACCTTTAGCCCAAATGGTCAAATGCTTGCTACTGGGAGTGAGGACAAAACGGTGAAGCTTTGGAATGTTAGCACGGGTGAATGCCTAAAAACTTTACAGGGACATACTAATTTAGTATCGTCAGTCGTCTTTGGTCCAGATAGTAAAACGCTAGTTAGTAGCAGCTTTGATGAGACGATTAAATTTTGGGATATTACGACTGGTAATTGTCGAAGAACTCTCAGAGCTGTTAGACCCTACGAACAGATGAACGTAACTGGTGTTGTAGGTTTAACTGAAGCGGCTATTGCTACACTGAAGGCTTTAGGGGCAGTCGAAGATGAAACAAATTGA
- a CDS encoding plasmid recombination protein yields MIRAELHLDEATPHIHAYFVPLDEKGQLRAKHFFDGRQKMRQFQDSYSEATQHLGLERGIKGSRAQHQEIKDFYSIVNAGIEPDSSLTQLQLQAKAADRDRAQAKKQQMEATAKAKALENELKDKRIKELEAQVAFWQEQTKLLRDLALEDVAWELGLNYERERWRGHGHIINIDGSKFYDFAPEHSKGGGGAIDLVMHVNQCNFRQAVVWLDERFGSDGVERAANAHVKNRAADIIQTEPRPQFTPPVEDKSNWTAVERYLNQFRGIPSDCVQMLHNQGLVYADQQQNAVFVMRNQQGQRNGAFLRGTRGRAGEAVTKCKLNSLVQ; encoded by the coding sequence ATTATCAGGGCAGAATTACATTTAGATGAAGCCACCCCACACATTCACGCTTACTTTGTCCCCCTTGATGAAAAAGGGCAACTGAGGGCCAAGCACTTCTTCGACGGTCGTCAGAAGATGAGGCAGTTTCAAGATTCCTACTCCGAGGCTACACAACATCTGGGGTTAGAGCGTGGCATTAAGGGCAGTAGGGCGCAACACCAGGAAATCAAGGACTTTTACAGCATTGTTAATGCTGGCATAGAACCAGATAGCAGCCTCACCCAGTTGCAACTGCAAGCCAAAGCAGCTGACCGGGATAGGGCGCAAGCCAAAAAACAACAGATGGAAGCTACAGCCAAGGCAAAGGCGCTTGAAAATGAACTCAAAGACAAGCGCATCAAAGAGTTAGAGGCACAAGTAGCTTTTTGGCAAGAACAAACAAAGCTTCTGCGCGACTTGGCCTTAGAGGATGTCGCTTGGGAACTGGGGCTAAATTACGAGCGTGAGCGGTGGCGGGGTCACGGACACATCATTAATATAGATGGCTCCAAATTCTATGACTTTGCTCCCGAACACTCCAAAGGCGGAGGCGGTGCGATTGATTTGGTAATGCACGTTAATCAGTGCAATTTCCGGCAGGCGGTTGTCTGGTTAGATGAGCGATTTGGGTCAGATGGCGTAGAACGTGCGGCGAACGCTCACGTTAAGAATAGGGCGGCTGACATTATCCAGACTGAACCACGTCCCCAATTCACCCCACCTGTTGAGGATAAAAGCAATTGGACTGCCGTTGAGCGTTACCTCAATCAATTTCGTGGCATTCCCTCTGATTGTGTGCAAATGCTTCATAACCAGGGGCTAGTTTACGCTGATCAGCAACAAAATGCTGTTTTTGTCATGCGAAATCAACAAGGTCAACGTAACGGTGCATTCCTACGGGGAACTAGGGGTAGAGCTGGCGAAGCTGTCACCAAATGCAAACTAAACAGTTTAGTTCAGTAA
- a CDS encoding Coq4 family protein, whose translation MQELQTRVVLWIARTINPQVYANREFSINLEELRQLPQSTLGHEVAQFLDQNGFNPINSGDWIQRTHDVWHVLTGLQPSKHDEFMLQAFTRAQVFRPSSTILVLVGLLTRQINFTNILKAYRSGKLVKHLVECDIESEWQTPLAQVRQKLGILPLDSPK comes from the coding sequence ATGCAAGAGCTACAGACAAGAGTTGTTTTATGGATTGCTCGAACAATTAATCCTCAGGTTTACGCTAACCGCGAGTTTAGTATTAACTTAGAGGAGCTACGTCAACTACCTCAAAGTACCCTCGGACATGAGGTTGCTCAGTTTCTCGATCAAAACGGCTTCAATCCCATAAATTCCGGAGATTGGATTCAGCGAACTCATGATGTCTGGCATGTTTTAACTGGGCTTCAGCCTTCAAAGCACGACGAATTCATGCTACAGGCATTTACACGTGCTCAAGTGTTTCGTCCCTCAAGTACAATACTGGTGTTAGTTGGACTACTAACTCGCCAGATTAATTTCACAAATATCCTCAAGGCATATAGGAGTGGCAAACTAGTTAAGCATTTGGTTGAATGTGACATTGAATCTGAGTGGCAAACTCCACTTGCTCAAGTCCGGCAAAAATTGGGGATTTTACCTTTAGATAGTCCTAAATAA